One segment of Cardiocondyla obscurior isolate alpha-2009 linkage group LG15, Cobs3.1, whole genome shotgun sequence DNA contains the following:
- the Sit gene encoding very long chain fatty acid elongase 7 isoform X2 produces the protein MNITAPLTVDRMSNIYNNSVVRYWQFIFHDLSDPRTRDWFLISSPVPGLSLLIGYLYFVLSWGPKNMEHRKPYKLKNILVVYNFLQILLSTWLFNEGMEAIFLHNYSLTCEPVDFSYDPYALRVARGVYIYFLAKLTELLDTVFFVLRKKEKQITFLHMYHHTVMPMVSWGATKYYPGGHGIFVGIMNSFVHIIMYSYYLLAALLPQHQHQRYLWWKRYITNLQMTQFCLAFLHSCLLLFNDCDYPKWSVVLVLPNAMFFYFLFSDFYNNAYAPKKENGVVVPSIQNSTKANGNAEKVSSYKIPNGKGKSD, from the exons ATGAACATCACCGCGCCGTTAACAGTCGACAGAATGTCTAACATCTACAACAACTCTGTAGTGCGATACTggcaatttattttccacgATTTATCCG atcCTCGAACGAGGGATTGGTTTCTCATATCGTCACCTGTACCCGGCCTCAGTCTTCTAATCGGCTATCTCTATTTCGTATTGTCATGGGGTCCGAAAAACATGGAACATCGAAAGccgtacaaattaaaaaacattctagtcgtctataattttctacaaattCTTCTTAGCACCTGGTTATTTAATGAAGGCATGGAGGCCATATTTCTTCATAATTACAGTTTAACGTGCGAACCGGTGGATTTTTCATATGATCCTTACGCTTTAAGA GTTGCAAGAGgcgtttatatttattttctggCGAAACTGACAGAGCTTCTTGACACAGTGTTCTTCGTATTGCGTAAGAAGGAAAAGCAAATCACATTTCTTCACATGTACCATCACACGGTGATGCCGATGGTATCGTGGGGTGCAACAAAGTATTATCCTGGTGGTCACGGAATCTTTGTAG GGATTATGAATAGCTTTGTACATATTATTATGTACAGTTATTATCTCTTAGCAGCGTTGTTACCTCAGCATCAGCATCAACGGTATCTCTGGTGGAAGAGATACATTACCAACCTGCAAATG ACCCAATTCTGCTTGGCCTTTCTGCACAGCTGCCTACTGTTGTTCAACGATTGTGACTATCCGAAATGGTCGGTCGTTTTGGTGCTGCCAAACGCGATGttcttctattttctattttcggACTTTTACAATAATGCTTACGCTCCTAAGAAGGAAAACGGCGTAGTGGTTCCGTCGATTCAGAACTCGACCAAAGCGAACGGCAACGCGGAGAAAGTAAGCAGTTATAAGATACCGAACGGAAAAGGGAAAAGCGACTAA
- the Sit gene encoding very long chain fatty acid elongase 7 isoform X1, translating to MLMQFVDLPMNITAPLTVDRMSNIYNNSVVRYWQFIFHDLSDPRTRDWFLISSPVPGLSLLIGYLYFVLSWGPKNMEHRKPYKLKNILVVYNFLQILLSTWLFNEGMEAIFLHNYSLTCEPVDFSYDPYALRVARGVYIYFLAKLTELLDTVFFVLRKKEKQITFLHMYHHTVMPMVSWGATKYYPGGHGIFVGIMNSFVHIIMYSYYLLAALLPQHQHQRYLWWKRYITNLQMTQFCLAFLHSCLLLFNDCDYPKWSVVLVLPNAMFFYFLFSDFYNNAYAPKKENGVVVPSIQNSTKANGNAEKVSSYKIPNGKGKSD from the exons TTGATCTTCCGATGAACATCACCGCGCCGTTAACAGTCGACAGAATGTCTAACATCTACAACAACTCTGTAGTGCGATACTggcaatttattttccacgATTTATCCG atcCTCGAACGAGGGATTGGTTTCTCATATCGTCACCTGTACCCGGCCTCAGTCTTCTAATCGGCTATCTCTATTTCGTATTGTCATGGGGTCCGAAAAACATGGAACATCGAAAGccgtacaaattaaaaaacattctagtcgtctataattttctacaaattCTTCTTAGCACCTGGTTATTTAATGAAGGCATGGAGGCCATATTTCTTCATAATTACAGTTTAACGTGCGAACCGGTGGATTTTTCATATGATCCTTACGCTTTAAGA GTTGCAAGAGgcgtttatatttattttctggCGAAACTGACAGAGCTTCTTGACACAGTGTTCTTCGTATTGCGTAAGAAGGAAAAGCAAATCACATTTCTTCACATGTACCATCACACGGTGATGCCGATGGTATCGTGGGGTGCAACAAAGTATTATCCTGGTGGTCACGGAATCTTTGTAG GGATTATGAATAGCTTTGTACATATTATTATGTACAGTTATTATCTCTTAGCAGCGTTGTTACCTCAGCATCAGCATCAACGGTATCTCTGGTGGAAGAGATACATTACCAACCTGCAAATG ACCCAATTCTGCTTGGCCTTTCTGCACAGCTGCCTACTGTTGTTCAACGATTGTGACTATCCGAAATGGTCGGTCGTTTTGGTGCTGCCAAACGCGATGttcttctattttctattttcggACTTTTACAATAATGCTTACGCTCCTAAGAAGGAAAACGGCGTAGTGGTTCCGTCGATTCAGAACTCGACCAAAGCGAACGGCAACGCGGAGAAAGTAAGCAGTTATAAGATACCGAACGGAAAAGGGAAAAGCGACTAA
- the LOC139108493 gene encoding very long chain fatty acid elongase AAEL008004-like has protein sequence MAGLLQFIIDNYNEVLKDIRRNAVVDTWFLMPSPGPIICIVGTYLIFVLKIGPKLMEKRPPFQLNTVIILYNAFQVLFSVWLIHLILKIDIKHVFFAHGFGDQNHSTSPKDINKEIVMLRAAWWYFFAKVIELLDTVFFVLRKKQNQITFLHVYHHTIMAFFTWCYLKFLPGEQGVIIGLFNSMVHVIMYSYYLIAALGPKYKKYLWWKRYMTSIQLMQFGIILIYLTLTLIMDCRTPKGLTYFFTIIGVTFMYLFSSFYRQTYKKKTA, from the exons ATGGCTGGTCTTTTGCAATTTATCATTGACAATTATAACGAAGTCCTAAAAGATATCCGAA GAAATGCAGTGGTCGACACGTGGTTTTTAATGCCATCTCCAGGCCCTATAATATGTATTGTTggtacatatttaatattcgtcTTAAAAATTGGACcaaaattaatggaaaaaagACCACCGTTTCAGTTGAATAccgttataattttatataatgcgTTTCAAGTGCTCTTCAGTGTTTGGTTGATACATTTA atattaaaaatcgaCATTAAACATGTGTTCTTTGCTCATGGATTTGGCGATCAGAATCATTCTACATCTccaaaagatataaataaagaaattgta ATGTTACGAGCCGCTTGGTGGTATTTTTTTGCCAAAGTCATCGAGCTTTTGGAcacg GTATTCTTTGttttaagaaagaaacaaaatcaaATTACATTTCTTCACGTTTATCACCATACTATCATGGCTTTCTTCACGTGGTGCTATTTAAAATTCCTACCTGGCGAACAAGGTGTAATCATAGGTCTATTTAATTCTATGGTCCACGTCATTATGTACAGCTACTATCTTATCGCAGCTCTTGGTcctaaatataagaaatatctTTGGTGGAAGAGATATATGACTTCGATTCAActg atgCAGTTTggcataatattaatttacttaacgTTAACGTTAATAATGGATTGCCGAACACCAAAAggtttaacttattttttcaCCATAATCGGAGTAACCTTCATGTATTTATTTAGCAGTTTTTATCGTcaaacatataaaaagaaaacagcttag